One window of Gloeothece citriformis PCC 7424 genomic DNA carries:
- a CDS encoding 3-dehydroquinate synthase, with amino-acid sequence MTLSIDKKPKIALQPIHQCVPVTFHYDVHFTQGLFKTNNPLLAEIMAADGKPGIKRAIAVIDSGVLRHHPHLLKQLQGYTERYQDFFTLADHPMIVVGGEEAKNTPILIDAIHTLINEVGLCRHSYILAIGGGAVLDMVGYAAATAHRGIRLIRIPTTVLAQNDSAIGVKNGVNAFGKKNFLGTFAPPYAVLNDFDFLSTLDARDWRSGVAEAIKVALIKDADFFEFISSYAQAIAARNLEIMKQVIYRCAQLHLQHIANSGDPFEKGSSRPLDFGHWAAHRLEHLTDYRLRHGEAVAIGIALDCTYSYLAGLLSQPDWQDILRTLSAIGFTLYVPELNLTGYKSGLFQGLSEFQEHLGGDLTITLLQGIGKARDVHQVDITLYQQAVNLLENWQQTINNH; translated from the coding sequence ATGACCCTAAGTATTGACAAAAAACCCAAAATAGCACTTCAACCGATCCATCAATGTGTTCCCGTTACCTTTCACTATGATGTTCACTTTACCCAAGGGCTATTTAAGACAAATAATCCTTTATTAGCAGAAATTATGGCAGCAGACGGCAAACCTGGGATAAAACGGGCTATTGCTGTCATAGATTCAGGAGTTTTAAGACATCATCCCCATTTATTAAAACAACTTCAAGGATATACAGAACGCTACCAAGACTTTTTTACTTTAGCCGATCACCCCATGATTGTCGTTGGGGGAGAAGAAGCTAAAAACACCCCTATCTTAATAGACGCGATTCATACTTTAATCAATGAAGTGGGATTATGTCGTCATTCCTATATCTTAGCGATCGGTGGGGGAGCAGTGTTAGACATGGTGGGATATGCCGCCGCCACCGCTCATCGAGGAATTCGTTTAATTAGAATTCCCACTACCGTATTAGCTCAAAATGATTCAGCCATAGGGGTGAAAAACGGAGTTAACGCTTTTGGGAAAAAGAACTTTTTGGGGACTTTTGCCCCTCCTTATGCCGTTTTAAATGATTTTGACTTCTTAAGCACTTTAGATGCTCGAGATTGGCGATCGGGCGTTGCAGAAGCGATCAAAGTAGCGCTCATTAAAGATGCTGACTTCTTTGAGTTTATCAGCAGTTATGCTCAAGCGATCGCCGCTCGAAACCTGGAAATCATGAAACAAGTGATTTATCGGTGTGCCCAGTTACATTTACAACACATTGCCAACAGTGGTGATCCCTTTGAAAAAGGGTCTTCACGTCCTTTAGATTTTGGTCATTGGGCAGCCCATCGCTTGGAACATTTAACCGATTATCGTCTTCGTCATGGGGAAGCGGTAGCTATTGGGATTGCTCTCGACTGTACTTATTCTTATTTGGCCGGACTTCTTTCACAACCAGACTGGCAGGACATCCTCCGTACTCTAAGCGCGATCGGTTTTACCCTTTATGTCCCAGAATTAAATTTAACCGGTTATAAAAGTGGGCTATTTCAGGGATTAAGCGAATTTCAAGAACATTTAGGGGGAGACTTAACCATAACCTTATTACAAGGAATTGGCAAAGCAAGAGACGTTCATCAAGTTGATATTACTTTGTATCAACAAGCTGTTAATTTACTCGAAAATTGGCAACAAACTATTAATAATCATTAA
- a CDS encoding DUF1995 family protein, whose amino-acid sequence MPEVPNSLEATIIQAKEATRLALEEGLGRIQVELVIPEIALSAQTIALEFTSLLDSYGEGLKVLFPDSGAAALARRDWGETPFKISDLGSRFTPVEMKITPEDEAFLVVCPSSIEVQSVAKLCDLAGDRPVVILIPQLEDVSIVGIGYTARQLRDNFLSTLQSSYYIRPLDGAVVLRAYPELWQVWLEKEDGYELIAQESQKPMGEALELMIARATGQIAPENPENKEIDKSPKPKKPGLLANMQRFLRALNQ is encoded by the coding sequence ATGCCTGAAGTTCCCAATAGTTTAGAAGCCACAATTATCCAAGCTAAAGAAGCAACTAGACTAGCGTTAGAAGAGGGTTTAGGACGAATACAAGTAGAATTAGTCATTCCTGAAATTGCCCTATCTGCCCAAACTATAGCTCTAGAATTTACCTCATTATTGGACAGTTACGGAGAAGGATTAAAAGTTCTTTTTCCCGATTCAGGGGCAGCCGCTTTAGCCCGACGAGATTGGGGAGAAACTCCCTTTAAAATCAGTGACTTGGGAAGCCGTTTTACTCCCGTAGAGATGAAAATTACCCCAGAGGATGAAGCGTTTTTAGTGGTTTGTCCTTCATCAATTGAAGTGCAATCTGTCGCTAAACTTTGTGATCTAGCTGGCGATCGTCCGGTGGTTATATTAATTCCTCAATTAGAAGATGTATCGATTGTCGGTATTGGTTATACAGCGCGTCAATTGCGGGACAATTTCTTGAGTACCCTGCAATCGTCTTATTATATCAGACCTTTAGATGGGGCAGTCGTATTACGAGCTTATCCTGAACTGTGGCAAGTTTGGTTAGAAAAAGAAGACGGTTATGAGTTGATTGCCCAAGAGTCTCAAAAACCGATGGGAGAAGCTTTAGAACTGATGATTGCTCGTGCTACAGGACAAATCGCCCCAGAAAATCCAGAAAATAAAGAGATAGATAAGAGTCCTAAACCGAAAAAACCGGGCTTATTGGCTAATATGCAACGGTTTCTGAGAGCTTTAAATCAATAA
- the eboE gene encoding metabolite traffic protein EboE: MRVGKNNQFHLTYCTNIHPGETWEEVFQQLKKHIPPLKTRLSPQEDFGIGLRLADIAAKELLEADHLSQFQSWLSQNHLYVFTLNGFPFGGFHDQIVKEQVYAPDWSKRSRLAYTLRLIEILAALLPEGIEGSISTLPLSYKPWWSKYKSSSETILKESSFNLAFLTSEMVEIRNKTGKLIHVSLEPEPDGLIENTAELIYFFQNWLLPIGGEYLALRLKISQSNAETLLKNHIRLCYDTCHFAVEYEQPDLVIKHCQEAGIKLGKIQLSTAIQVQLNSEKREKIKERLYPFAESTYLHQVIERWEDGTLHHYHDLSAALPQLEQSQAQEWRIHFHVPLFIRNYQLLQSTQEDLSTVLSLLKDNPICDHLEIETYTWDVLPPEMKLDLLTSIEREYQWVINNEQWTMDNGQ, from the coding sequence ATGAGAGTTGGCAAAAACAATCAATTTCACTTAACCTATTGTACGAATATTCATCCCGGAGAAACCTGGGAAGAAGTCTTTCAACAACTCAAAAAACATATTCCCCCTTTAAAAACAAGACTTTCTCCTCAAGAGGATTTTGGCATAGGATTAAGACTGGCGGATATAGCAGCAAAAGAACTTTTAGAAGCAGATCATTTAAGTCAATTTCAATCTTGGTTGAGCCAAAACCATTTATATGTATTTACCTTAAATGGGTTTCCTTTTGGAGGATTTCACGACCAAATCGTTAAAGAGCAAGTCTATGCTCCCGATTGGTCAAAGCGTTCCCGTCTTGCCTATACATTACGCTTAATTGAAATCCTCGCCGCCTTATTACCAGAAGGAATAGAAGGAAGTATTTCCACCTTACCCCTATCTTATAAACCCTGGTGGAGTAAATATAAATCGTCTTCGGAAACCATCTTAAAAGAAAGTAGTTTTAACCTAGCCTTTCTCACCTCAGAGATGGTAGAAATTCGTAATAAAACCGGCAAATTAATTCATGTTAGTTTAGAACCCGAACCAGATGGATTAATAGAAAATACGGCTGAATTGATTTATTTTTTTCAAAATTGGTTGCTACCCATTGGGGGAGAATATTTAGCCTTACGTTTAAAAATTTCTCAATCTAACGCTGAAACTTTACTGAAAAACCATATCCGCTTATGTTATGATACTTGTCATTTTGCGGTGGAATATGAACAACCTGACTTAGTAATCAAACATTGTCAGGAAGCCGGAATTAAACTCGGAAAAATTCAATTAAGTACAGCGATTCAAGTCCAATTAAATTCAGAAAAAAGAGAAAAAATAAAAGAGAGATTATATCCCTTTGCTGAATCAACTTATTTACATCAAGTCATTGAACGTTGGGAAGATGGAACATTACATCATTATCATGATTTAAGTGCTGCCCTTCCTCAATTAGAACAGTCTCAGGCGCAAGAGTGGCGGATTCATTTTCATGTCCCTCTTTTTATCCGTAATTATCAACTTTTACAATCGACTCAAGAAGATTTAAGTACAGTTTTATCTCTGCTCAAAGATAATCCCATTTGCGATCATCTTGAAATTGAAACTTACACTTGGGATGTATTACCTCCCGAAATGAAATTAGATTTATTAACCTCAATTGAGCGAGAATATCAATGGGTAATTAATAATGAACAATGGACAATGGATAATGGACAATGA
- a CDS encoding alkaline phosphatase family protein, whose translation MKKTVIINIVGLTPSLLEHTPFLSKWASRGKIATVNPILPAVTCSVQATYLTGKWPDEHGIVANGWYFRDECEVKFWRQSNKLIQAPKIWDVARSIDPTFTCANLFWWYNMYSGADYAITPRPMYPADGRKISDIYTKPSEIREPIQAELGQFPLFKFWGPNTSIESSQWIAQSAKWTEKRYNPTLTLIYLPHLDYGLQRVGNDINLIKKDLEEIDAVCQDLIDYYTTRNAQVIILSEYGITDVSKPIHLNRILREAGLLQIREEMGQELLDPGASIAFAVADHQMAHIYVNDPSYINKVRNLIESVDGVAKILDEDAKKEYHLNHSRAGELIAIAQSDAWFTYYYWLDDNRAPDFATTVDIHRKPGYDPVELFIDPQLKFPHLKVGLTLLKKQLGLRYLMDVIPLNASLVRGSHGCLPISLSESPLLITQQRELLNSDNIKAVDIFSFILQHLMN comes from the coding sequence ATGAAAAAGACAGTTATTATTAATATTGTTGGATTAACCCCTAGTTTATTAGAACATACACCCTTTTTATCAAAATGGGCATCAAGGGGGAAAATAGCAACTGTTAACCCAATTTTACCCGCCGTAACTTGTTCCGTACAAGCGACTTATTTAACCGGAAAATGGCCTGATGAACATGGTATTGTTGCTAATGGTTGGTATTTTCGAGATGAATGTGAAGTCAAATTTTGGCGACAATCTAATAAACTAATTCAAGCGCCTAAAATTTGGGATGTGGCTCGTTCAATTGACCCCACCTTTACCTGTGCCAATCTCTTTTGGTGGTATAATATGTATAGTGGGGCAGATTATGCCATTACTCCACGACCGATGTATCCGGCTGATGGCAGAAAAATCTCCGATATATACACCAAACCCTCAGAAATTAGAGAACCTATTCAAGCAGAATTAGGACAATTTCCCTTATTTAAATTTTGGGGGCCAAATACCTCTATTGAGTCTAGCCAATGGATTGCTCAATCTGCTAAATGGACAGAAAAACGTTACAATCCTACCTTAACTTTAATTTATTTACCTCATTTAGATTATGGTTTACAACGGGTTGGAAATGATATAAATTTAATTAAAAAAGATTTAGAAGAAATTGATGCAGTTTGTCAAGATTTAATTGATTATTATACAACTCGTAATGCTCAGGTTATTATTTTATCTGAATATGGAATTACTGATGTCTCTAAACCGATTCATTTAAACCGAATTTTACGAGAAGCCGGTTTATTACAAATTCGGGAAGAAATGGGACAAGAATTACTCGATCCGGGAGCGAGTATTGCTTTTGCTGTTGCCGATCATCAAATGGCTCATATTTATGTTAATGATCCGAGTTATATTAATAAAGTTCGGAACTTAATAGAATCCGTTGACGGGGTAGCAAAAATATTAGATGAAGACGCAAAAAAAGAGTATCATTTAAATCATTCTAGAGCCGGAGAATTAATTGCGATCGCTCAATCAGATGCTTGGTTTACTTATTATTATTGGTTGGATGATAATCGTGCCCCAGATTTTGCTACAACCGTAGATATTCATCGCAAACCCGGTTATGATCCGGTAGAACTTTTTATCGATCCTCAGCTTAAATTTCCTCATCTCAAAGTCGGTTTAACCCTCTTGAAAAAACAGCTAGGATTGCGTTATTTAATGGATGTTATTCCCTTAAATGCTTCTTTAGTTCGGGGATCTCATGGTTGTTTACCTATCTCTTTAAGTGAAAGTCCTTTATTGATCACTCAACAAAGAGAGTTATTGAATTCAGATAACATTAAAGCCGTAGATATTTTTTCATTCATTTTACAGCATTTGATGAACTAA
- the psbA gene encoding photosystem II q(b) protein — protein sequence MTTTLQQRESVSLWEQFCQWITSTNNRLYIGWFGVIMIPTLLTATTCFIIAFIAAPPVDIDGIREPVAGSLLYGNNIISGAVVPSSNAIGLHFYPIWEAASLDEWLYNGGPYQLVVFHFLIGVFCYMGRQWELSYRLGMRPWICVAYSAPVSAATAVFLIYPIGQGSFSDGMPLGISGTFNFMFVFQAEHNILMHPFHMLGVAGVFGGSLFSAMHGSLVTSSLVRETTEVESQNYGYKFGQEEETYNIVAAHGYFGRLIFQYASFNNSRSLHFFLGAWPVIGIWFTAMGISTMAFNLNGFNFNQSILDSQGRVISTWADVLNRANLGFEVMHERNAHNFPLDLASAEPVVAPSING from the coding sequence ATGACTACTACTTTACAGCAACGCGAAAGCGTTTCCCTGTGGGAACAGTTTTGTCAGTGGATCACCAGCACCAACAACCGTTTATACATCGGTTGGTTCGGTGTCATCATGATCCCCACCCTCTTAACTGCTACTACCTGTTTCATCATTGCTTTCATCGCTGCTCCTCCTGTGGACATCGATGGAATCCGTGAACCCGTAGCTGGTTCTTTACTCTACGGAAACAACATCATCTCTGGTGCAGTTGTTCCTTCTTCCAACGCAATTGGATTACACTTCTACCCCATCTGGGAAGCCGCTTCCTTAGATGAGTGGCTCTACAACGGTGGCCCTTACCAATTAGTAGTATTCCACTTCTTAATCGGAGTATTCTGCTACATGGGTCGTCAGTGGGAATTAAGCTACCGCTTAGGAATGCGTCCTTGGATTTGTGTAGCTTACTCTGCACCCGTATCCGCAGCTACCGCAGTATTCTTAATCTACCCCATCGGACAAGGTTCTTTCTCTGATGGAATGCCTTTAGGAATCTCTGGTACTTTTAACTTCATGTTCGTTTTCCAAGCAGAACACAACATCTTAATGCACCCCTTCCATATGTTGGGAGTAGCTGGTGTATTCGGAGGTTCTTTATTCTCTGCAATGCACGGAAGCTTAGTAACCAGTTCTTTAGTTCGTGAAACTACCGAAGTAGAATCTCAGAACTATGGTTACAAATTCGGACAAGAAGAAGAAACCTACAACATCGTAGCAGCACACGGATACTTCGGACGTTTAATTTTCCAATATGCGTCCTTCAACAACAGCCGTTCATTACACTTCTTCTTAGGAGCATGGCCTGTAATCGGTATTTGGTTCACCGCAATGGGAATCTCTACCATGGCCTTCAACCTCAACGGTTTCAACTTCAACCAGTCTATCCTTGATTCTCAAGGTCGTGTCATCAGCACCTGGGCTGACGTATTAAACCGCGCTAACTTAGGATTTGAAGTAATGCACGAGCGCAACGCTCACAACTTCCCCTTAGACTTAGCGTCTGCTGAACCTGTTGTTGCTCCTTCCATCAATGGCTAA
- a CDS encoding cysteine desulfurase family protein, giving the protein MQIYLDYSATTPPRPEVIEVMQQVLSQGWGNPSSLHSWGQRAATLIETARVQVGSLINAPNPESIIFTSGGTEANNLALLGVAQNYSTPRHIIISSVEHSAIAEPSRLLEQWGWEVTRLKVDRHGRIKPSDLKAAIQDNTVLISIIYGQSEVGTLQPIEELGLIARAYGIPFHTDAVQVAGRLPIDVQRLPVDLLSLSSHKFYGPQGAGALYVRQGINLHPFSRGGGQERGLRSGTQAVPNLAGFGLAAELAAQEMMTEIPRLISLRDRLFDQLADCPYLIPTGDRLHRLPHHVSYCLTHNLKGENTKILSGKTLVRQLNLAGIGISSGAACHSGKVSPSPILLAMGYSDTQALGGIRFSLGKETNEADIDWTAMVVKQILDRLIPPLAIIRSC; this is encoded by the coding sequence ATGCAAATTTATCTTGACTATAGTGCCACAACTCCCCCTCGCCCAGAGGTCATTGAAGTAATGCAACAAGTCCTCTCTCAAGGATGGGGAAACCCTTCTAGTTTACATAGTTGGGGACAACGGGCAGCAACCCTGATTGAAACCGCCCGAGTGCAAGTGGGGAGTTTAATTAATGCCCCTAACCCTGAGTCGATCATTTTTACCTCTGGAGGAACGGAAGCCAATAATCTGGCTTTGTTAGGAGTCGCCCAAAACTACAGCACCCCTAGACATATTATTATCTCTAGTGTCGAACATTCGGCCATTGCAGAACCTTCTCGACTTCTAGAACAATGGGGGTGGGAAGTCACTCGTTTAAAAGTTGATCGTCATGGCAGAATTAAGCCCTCTGATTTAAAAGCCGCCATTCAAGATAACACGGTTTTAATCTCGATTATTTACGGACAAAGCGAAGTCGGAACTCTTCAACCGATCGAAGAATTAGGTTTAATTGCCCGCGCCTATGGAATTCCCTTTCATACTGATGCGGTACAAGTCGCCGGACGACTCCCTATTGATGTGCAACGCTTACCGGTTGATCTGCTTTCTTTATCGAGTCATAAATTTTATGGCCCTCAAGGGGCAGGGGCGTTATATGTTCGTCAAGGCATTAATTTACATCCTTTTTCTAGAGGGGGAGGCCAAGAAAGGGGTTTACGTTCCGGAACTCAAGCCGTACCTAATCTTGCCGGTTTTGGGTTAGCTGCCGAATTAGCCGCCCAAGAAATGATGACAGAAATACCTCGTTTAATTAGTTTACGCGATCGCCTTTTTGATCAATTAGCAGATTGTCCTTATCTTATCCCCACAGGAGACAGATTACATCGCTTACCCCATCATGTCAGTTATTGTCTGACTCATAATTTAAAAGGAGAAAATACAAAAATTCTGAGCGGAAAAACTTTAGTTCGTCAGTTAAATTTAGCGGGAATTGGGATTAGTTCTGGGGCAGCTTGTCATAGCGGAAAAGTGAGTCCTAGCCCAATTTTGTTAGCGATGGGTTACAGTGATACACAAGCCCTAGGGGGAATTCGTTTTTCTTTGGGCAAAGAGACTAACGAAGCCGATATTGACTGGACAGCAATGGTTGTTAAACAAATTTTAGACCGTTTAATTCCTCCTTTAGCCATCATTCGCTCTTGTTAA
- a CDS encoding DUF7682 family zinc-binding protein produces MSRRRKNFSCGHKGFGQICHKCAQQEAARTQKQQDKHAWEATFACDPIDLKSLPKNVVIKARKIIQGLQHQKNYREFHGKRLRHDRFIISIPVTRHYRLLCRDCGTFVAPEAVISHEDYNVCKPGS; encoded by the coding sequence ATGTCAAGAAGAAGAAAAAATTTTTCCTGTGGTCATAAAGGATTTGGACAAATTTGTCATAAATGTGCCCAGCAGGAAGCAGCACGAACTCAAAAACAACAGGACAAACACGCATGGGAAGCAACGTTTGCCTGTGATCCGATCGATCTCAAATCCTTACCCAAAAATGTTGTTATCAAAGCCAGAAAAATTATTCAGGGATTACAACATCAGAAAAATTATCGGGAATTTCACGGAAAACGACTGCGTCACGATCGCTTTATTATCAGTATCCCCGTAACTCGCCATTATCGCCTCCTTTGTCGAGATTGCGGGACGTTTGTCGCCCCAGAAGCGGTCATTTCCCATGAAGATTATAACGTCTGTAAACCCGGTAGTTAA
- a CDS encoding DUF2358 domain-containing protein has product MDIIEILKDDYQRFPVNQTYEIYAPNVYFKDPVNEFRGIKRYQEMITFMGTWFKEIKMDLHDIHQKENIIYTQWTLHWTTPVPWQPRISIPGRSELTLDDNHLIVSHVDYWNCSRWDVVKQHLSS; this is encoded by the coding sequence ATGGATATTATAGAAATTCTTAAAGATGACTATCAGCGTTTTCCGGTTAATCAGACTTACGAGATTTATGCGCCTAATGTCTATTTCAAAGATCCGGTTAATGAATTTCGAGGAATAAAACGCTATCAAGAGATGATCACTTTTATGGGGACTTGGTTTAAAGAAATTAAGATGGATCTTCATGATATCCATCAAAAAGAAAATATTATTTATACTCAATGGACTCTACATTGGACAACTCCCGTTCCTTGGCAACCTCGTATTTCTATACCGGGTAGAAGTGAGTTAACTTTAGATGATAATCATCTCATTGTCTCTCATGTGGACTATTGGAATTGCTCCCGATGGGATGTAGTGAAACAGCATTTATCCTCATAG
- a CDS encoding TatD family hydrolase, with the protein MTNFMKYIDPHIHMSSRTTDDYQAMRDAGIVAIIEPAFWLGQPRTSIGSFQDYFNSLVGWERFRAGQFGIRHYCTIGLNSKEANNEALAEGVMELLPLYLGKEGVVAIGEIGYDDMTPAEDKYFRLQLELARELNMLVLIHTPHRNKKAGTSHSMDVCLEHGLKPSQVIVDHNNEETVREVLDRGFWAAFTIYPHTKMGNARMVEIVREYGCDRIIVDSSADWGISDPLAVPKTAQLMLERGIPKSHIQAVCYENAVFAYSQSGQMNEQDWLNPQPVDQRQLFSGNSVLRGQTPLVEESSRNYALIE; encoded by the coding sequence ATGACTAATTTTATGAAATATATTGATCCACACATTCACATGAGTTCTCGTACCACCGATGACTACCAAGCAATGCGAGATGCCGGTATTGTAGCCATTATTGAACCTGCTTTCTGGTTAGGACAACCCCGTACCAGTATAGGAAGTTTTCAAGACTATTTTAATAGTCTTGTAGGATGGGAACGCTTCCGAGCCGGACAATTTGGGATTCGTCATTATTGCACCATTGGGTTAAATTCCAAAGAAGCCAATAACGAAGCTCTTGCAGAGGGAGTGATGGAACTTTTACCTCTCTATTTAGGTAAAGAAGGCGTGGTAGCGATTGGTGAAATTGGTTACGATGACATGACTCCGGCAGAAGATAAATATTTCCGTCTTCAGTTGGAATTAGCCAGAGAATTAAATATGTTGGTGTTGATTCATACCCCTCACCGCAATAAAAAAGCAGGGACGAGCCATAGTATGGATGTCTGTCTCGAACATGGGTTAAAGCCTTCTCAGGTAATTGTCGATCACAATAATGAAGAAACTGTCAGAGAAGTTTTAGACCGGGGATTTTGGGCAGCGTTTACCATTTATCCTCATACTAAGATGGGCAATGCTCGTATGGTGGAAATTGTGCGGGAATATGGCTGCGATCGCATTATCGTTGACAGTAGTGCAGATTGGGGAATTAGCGATCCTTTAGCCGTACCCAAAACCGCTCAATTAATGCTAGAAAGAGGCATTCCTAAGTCCCATATTCAAGCCGTCTGTTATGAAAATGCGGTATTCGCCTATAGTCAAAGTGGGCAAATGAACGAGCAAGACTGGCTAAATCCTCAACCGGTGGATCAAAGACAACTTTTTAGTGGAAATTCGGTTTTACGAGGACAAACTCCCCTTGTCGAAGAATCTAGCCGCAATTATGCTCTGATTGAGTAG
- the eboC gene encoding UbiA-like protein EboC (EboC, a homolog the polyprenyltransferase UbiA, belongs to system of proteins involved in the trafficking of precursor metabolites to an extracytoplasmic compartment so that the biosynthesis of certain natural products, such as scytonemin, can be completed.) produces MVQIQSFNSSSLTYKARLLAYLQLMRPANIVTAWADILAGATVAGGLIIPNHPNGSSLILLLIATTGLYGGGIVFNDVFDVEIDIQERPERPIPSGRVSLAEAIILGSFLLIGGIFASSLVSQLSFFVALGVALAALLYDRWGKHHPLISPLNMGLCRGGNLLLGVSIVPELFLKNWYLALIPLVYIAAITAMARGEVSGGKRAIGGLALAMLAVVLGSLLGLSFDHSQQWFYTLPFWLLFATRVLPSWIKATLSPEPQLIRAAVKAGVISLILLNATLAASFAGLINGLIVLILLPLSLLLARRFAVT; encoded by the coding sequence ATGGTACAGATTCAAAGTTTCAACTCCTCATCTCTTACTTATAAAGCTCGTTTATTAGCTTACTTGCAACTGATGCGTCCGGCTAATATTGTCACTGCTTGGGCGGATATTTTAGCCGGTGCTACGGTTGCGGGAGGGTTAATCATCCCCAATCATCCAAATGGGTCATCTTTAATCCTATTGTTAATTGCTACCACTGGACTTTATGGGGGAGGAATCGTTTTTAATGATGTCTTTGATGTGGAGATAGATATTCAAGAAAGACCGGAACGCCCTATTCCTAGTGGTCGTGTTTCCCTTGCTGAGGCGATAATTTTAGGCAGTTTTCTATTAATTGGCGGAATTTTTGCCTCATCTTTAGTTTCTCAACTGAGCTTTTTTGTAGCCCTTGGAGTGGCTTTAGCTGCCCTCCTTTACGATCGCTGGGGGAAACATCATCCTCTCATTAGTCCCCTAAATATGGGGTTATGTCGGGGAGGAAATTTACTCTTAGGTGTGAGTATTGTTCCCGAATTATTCCTTAAAAACTGGTATTTAGCCCTAATTCCTCTTGTTTATATTGCAGCGATTACCGCTATGGCTAGAGGAGAAGTTTCTGGGGGGAAACGTGCCATCGGGGGATTAGCTTTGGCAATGTTAGCCGTAGTCTTAGGGAGTCTTTTAGGGTTAAGCTTTGATCATTCTCAGCAGTGGTTTTATACCTTGCCTTTTTGGCTATTATTTGCTACGCGAGTGTTACCCTCTTGGATTAAAGCTACCCTTTCCCCTGAACCTCAATTGATTCGCGCTGCGGTAAAAGCGGGGGTTATTTCTTTAATTCTCTTAAATGCTACTCTAGCGGCCAGTTTTGCCGGACTAATCAACGGATTAATCGTTTTGATTTTGTTACCCCTTTCCCTTCTCTTAGCCAGACGATTTGCTGTCACTTAG
- a CDS encoding endonuclease/exonuclease/phosphatase family protein, with protein MLLKLITFNIRYDKPDPDDHNWKVRRKAIASVITHYSPDLIGTQEGKAHQLLDLHRMLPHYQSVGGDRTGTRSNEHCSIFYHSQRLNCLETGDFFLSETPEIPGSITESWGNPHPRMVTWAIFQGLDEPKKIILFNTHLDYYSEKARELGAKLIYERLSQLDVTDTYLFVTADFNATPETVTRKTFETPLPEGRQLDDALAQLPLEDQKSFNHFTEEATDAIDTIYYDSRVKLQNAFVDRQKWEGVIPSDHFPVIGEFLLES; from the coding sequence ATGTTGTTGAAACTCATTACCTTTAATATCCGTTACGATAAACCCGATCCTGATGATCATAACTGGAAAGTCCGACGAAAAGCAATCGCTTCTGTGATAACCCATTATTCTCCAGATTTAATCGGAACTCAAGAAGGAAAAGCTCATCAATTGTTAGACTTACATCGAATGCTCCCCCATTATCAAAGTGTTGGGGGCGATCGTACCGGAACACGAAGCAACGAACACTGTTCTATTTTCTATCATAGCCAACGTCTTAACTGTTTGGAAACTGGGGATTTTTTCTTAAGTGAAACCCCAGAAATTCCCGGAAGTATCACCGAGAGTTGGGGAAATCCTCATCCTCGGATGGTCACTTGGGCAATTTTTCAAGGGTTAGATGAACCTAAAAAAATTATTCTTTTCAACACTCATTTAGACTATTACAGTGAAAAGGCTAGAGAATTAGGGGCAAAATTAATTTATGAGCGTTTAAGTCAATTAGATGTAACTGATACCTATCTATTTGTTACAGCCGATTTTAATGCCACTCCCGAAACTGTGACTCGAAAAACTTTCGAGACTCCTTTACCTGAAGGAAGACAACTTGATGATGCTTTGGCACAACTTCCTTTAGAAGACCAAAAAAGTTTTAATCATTTTACCGAAGAAGCAACCGATGCGATCGATACTATTTATTATGATAGTCGGGTTAAATTACAAAATGCTTTTGTTGATCGGCAAAAATGGGAAGGGGTAATTCCGTCGGATCATTTTCCGGTAATTGGAGAATTTTTGCTTGAATCTTAA